The following are from one region of the Tachyglossus aculeatus isolate mTacAcu1 chromosome 13, mTacAcu1.pri, whole genome shotgun sequence genome:
- the LOC119936391 gene encoding cathelicidin-6-like: MAAGSWRVLLLVSVAAVLTPAWGLSQREAVDLALDSYNKGLDIDNIFRFVDYIKKSGPVNPSKPTLVRFTIQETVCRKSDNRVPDQCDFKRNGLVKVCTGTVFPATGSPSVSITCDGSIRTKRFFRGVGRLAGRFRRKISKSWRKIKEGYHRGRWGRRSRGQGGRAVPGGSPGEEENQEEQQ, from the exons ATGGCGGCGGGCAGCTGGAGAGTCCTGCTGTTGGTCAGCGTGGCTGCGGTCCTCACCCCGGCGTGGGGCCTGAGCCAGCGAGAGGCCGTGGACCTCGCCCTCGACTCCTACAACAAAGGCTTGGACATCGACAACATCTTCCGCTTCGTCGACTACATCAAGAAATCCGGCCCC GTGAACCCGTCCAAGCCTACCCTGGTGAGGTTCACCATCCAGGAGACCGTGTGCCGCAAGTCCGATAATCGGGTCCCCGACCAATGCGACTTCAAGAGGAATGGG CTGGTGAAAGTCTGTACAGGAACTGTCTTCCCGGCGACAGGATCTCCCTCAGTGTCAATCACATGTGATGGG TCCATCCGCACCAAGAGATTCTTCAGAGGAGTCGGCAGGTTGGCTGGACGTTTCAGACGGAAGATCAGTAAGAGTTGGCGAAAAATTAAAGAGGGCTACcacagaggcagatggggacggAGAAGCCGAGGCCAAGGTGGGAGAGCAGTCCCAGGTGGAAGTCCAGGTGAAGAAGAGAATCAAGAGGAGCAGCAGTAA
- the LOC119936063 gene encoding cathelicidin-2-like has product MTTGVWRVLLLVSVAAALTPARGLSHREAVNLALDAYNRGPDVTRAFRVFGSVPRPRADPSPTTIPLNFTVKETVCFKREGLNPDKCAFKDHGLVRDCTGSVSTAQEPPAVTISCEGPIRTKRFLFSIIRAGIKLGRSIVHLIKRNRRQEH; this is encoded by the exons ATGACCACTGGCGTCTGGAGAGTCCTGCTGTTGGTCAGCGTGGCCGCGGCCCTCACCCCGGCGCGGGGCCTGAGCCACCGAGAGGCCGTAAACCTCGCCCTCGACGCCTACAACAGAGGCCCGGACGTCACCCGCGCCTTCCGTGTGTTCGGCTCCGTCCCTCGGCCCAGGGCG GATCCATCTCCCACCACTATCCCTCTGAACTTCACCGTGAAGGAGACGGTTTGCTTCAAGAGGGAGGGACTCAATCCGGACAAGTGTGCCTTCAAAGACCATGGG ctGGTGAGGGACTGTACCGGCTCCGTCTCCACGGCCCAGGAGCCCCCGGCCGTCACCATCTCCTGCGAGGGG ccCATCCGCACCAAGAGATTCCTGTTTTCAATTATTAGGGCCGGTATTAAATTAGGGCGCTCTATTGTGCACTTGATCAAGAGAAATAGGCGTCAGGAGCATTAG